TTTCTTTCCCTTCCTTTTTTGCATTTCAAACTTCAAAATTATTTGTGCATTTGCCCATAAAAAAGGGAGAAACTTCAATCGTCGCTAATGTTAATTTTAAAGGGTTTGTTGATATTTTTCAACATTTTTTTCTTTTGTTAAAAAATCAAGAGTATTCTCAACCCTTGATTTTTAGATGCTTTCTTTATATTTAAGTGTTTTTGCATTTCAAATTACATGTTACCTTAAAGACAATTTATATCTATTAAAATATTGAAAATAGATATGAAATTGTTTAATTTAAATATTATTACATGATTTGAAATTAAATTTATATAAAATAAAAATGCAATCTTGCGACTGCATTTATATTCCATTGAACTATTATTTATTTTCTTTAATTTCAAAACCTGTTGATTTTAAAGCTTTAGTCCATTCTTCAGTTTCTTTCTTAAAGTTATCTAAGAAAGTATCAACATTATATCCTTGTATTTTAACATCAATAATTTTATCATCTTGTCTTATTAATCTTGCTACTGTTAAATCATTTGCATCAATTAAATTACCTATTATAGAGTAATTATCATTATATGCATCAACTCTTTGTAAAGTTATAAAGATTTGAGAACCGTTTGTATTTTTACCTGCATTTGCCATAGCTAGAACACCTGGTCTATCAAATTTTAAGAAACTAAATTCATCAGGCAATAAATATCCTGGAGTTCCTGTACCATCATGATTTGCACTTCTATCTCCTGCCTGAATAATATTATTAACATTTACTCTATGAAAATCTACGTTATCATAGTAATCATTCATAGCTAAGAACACAAAATTTGCAACCAATGTAGGTGCAGCTTCAGGGTATAGATATACTTTCATATCCCCTTTAGTAGTTTTAATAACTGCCTCTAATTTATATTCTTTTAATTTATTTAAGAATAATTCTCTTTCTGTAAATCCAAATACTTTTTCTCCTACAAAACTTTCTACAAATTTGCTTCCAGTTGTAGAACAGCTTATTAAAAATAGAGAAAAAGCAAATATCATTAATAATTTTAAAGTTTTCTTCATATTTTAAAATCGAGGTTGAGTAAATCCGTAAACTAAATTCTCAACATCAACTTTCTCCTTTCTATTAAAATTAAATATATGAAAATTAAAGTTTTCAACCTTTAAGTTCTCTTTTATTTTCATTTCTTCTTTTTCATTTAGTATGTTATCATAAACTACTAATAAATCTAACACTTCATCATCACCATTTACAACTTCAACAATATTTATAAGTCTTCTTGGATTAATATTTAGACTTTCTTTCAACACTTCATTTGCGAGCTTTTTATTAGCTATTGCATGATAAAGATTTGATTCTAAATTATTAAGTACTATTCCAAATACTATTTTAGGTTCTTTATATTTCTTAATAGTAATAACTGCCATAACCCTCCTTACTTATTCTGATCTCAATGCTTCCATAGGAGATAAACGTGATGCTTTTTTAGCTGGGTATATTCCAAATATTAATCCTGTACC
The genomic region above belongs to Pseudostreptobacillus hongkongensis and contains:
- a CDS encoding peptidylprolyl isomerase gives rise to the protein MKKTLKLLMIFAFSLFLISCSTTGSKFVESFVGEKVFGFTERELFLNKLKEYKLEAVIKTTKGDMKVYLYPEAAPTLVANFVFLAMNDYYDNVDFHRVNVNNIIQAGDRSANHDGTGTPGYLLPDEFSFLKFDRPGVLAMANAGKNTNGSQIFITLQRVDAYNDNYSIIGNLIDANDLTVARLIRQDDKIIDVKIQGYNVDTFLDNFKKETEEWTKALKSTGFEIKENK